The Cyclopterus lumpus isolate fCycLum1 chromosome 6, fCycLum1.pri, whole genome shotgun sequence genome contains a region encoding:
- the kras gene encoding GTPase KRas isoform X1, with protein sequence MTEYKLVVVGAGGVGKSALTIQLIQNHFVDEYDPTIEDSYRKQVVIDGETCLLDILDTAGQEEYSAMRDQYMRTGEGFLCVFAINNTKSFEDIHHYREQIKRVKDSEDVPMVLVGNKCDLPSRTVDTKQAQDLARSYGIPFIETSAKTRQRVEDAFYNLVREIRLYRLNKLSKEEKTPRCVKLKKCVVM encoded by the exons ATGACAGAATATAAGCTGGTAGTGGTGGGAGCTGGTGGCGTTGGCAAGAGCGCACTTACTATTCAGCTCATCCAGAATCACTTTGTGGATGAATATGACCCCACTATTGAG GACTCTTACAGAAAGCAGGTAGTGATCGATGGAGAGACGTGTCTGCTGGACATCCTGGACACTGCAGGTCAGGAGGAGTACAGCGCCATGAGGGATCAGTACATGAGGACAGGGGAGGGCTTCCTCTGTGTTTTTGCCATCAACAACACCAAGTCCTTCGAAGACATTCACCACTATAG AGAACAGATTAAGCGGGTGAAGGACTCTGAGGACGTCCCAATGGTGTTGGTGGGGAACAAGTGTGACCTCCCGTCCCGGACAGTGGACACCAAGCAGGCTCAGGACTTAGCACGCAGCTACGGCATTCCCTTTATCGAGACCTCAGCCAaaaccagacag AGAGTGGAAGATGCCTTTTACAATCTGGTACGGGAGATCAGGCTGTACCGGCTCAATAAGCTCAGCAAGGAAGAAAAGACTCCGCGCTGTGTCAAGCTTAAAAAGTGTGTTGTGATGTGA
- the kras gene encoding GTPase KRas isoform X3, translating into MTEYKLVVVGAGGVGKSALTIQLIQNHFVDEYDPTIEDSYRKQVVIDGETCLLDILDTAGQEEYSAMRDQYMRTGEGFLCVFAINNTKSFEDIHHYREQIKRVKDSEDVPMVLVGNKCDLPSRTVDTKQAQDLARSYGIPFIETSAKTRQCLIII; encoded by the exons ATGACAGAATATAAGCTGGTAGTGGTGGGAGCTGGTGGCGTTGGCAAGAGCGCACTTACTATTCAGCTCATCCAGAATCACTTTGTGGATGAATATGACCCCACTATTGAG GACTCTTACAGAAAGCAGGTAGTGATCGATGGAGAGACGTGTCTGCTGGACATCCTGGACACTGCAGGTCAGGAGGAGTACAGCGCCATGAGGGATCAGTACATGAGGACAGGGGAGGGCTTCCTCTGTGTTTTTGCCATCAACAACACCAAGTCCTTCGAAGACATTCACCACTATAG AGAACAGATTAAGCGGGTGAAGGACTCTGAGGACGTCCCAATGGTGTTGGTGGGGAACAAGTGTGACCTCCCGTCCCGGACAGTGGACACCAAGCAGGCTCAGGACTTAGCACGCAGCTACGGCATTCCCTTTATCGAGACCTCAGCCAaaaccagacag TGTCTGATTATTATCTGA